A window of Lagenorhynchus albirostris chromosome 11, mLagAlb1.1, whole genome shotgun sequence contains these coding sequences:
- the ZBTB39 gene encoding zinc finger and BTB domain-containing protein 39, translated as MGMRIKLQSTNHPNNLLKELNKCRLSETMCDVTIVVGSRSFPAHKAVLACAAGYFQNLFLNTGLDAARTYVVDFITPANFEKILSFVYTSELFTDLINVGVIYEVAERLGMEDLLQACHSTFPDLESTAVAKPLTSTSESHSSTLSCSSAEPAHPLGELRGGGEHFGPDRNYALPSDAGGNYKEEERNVTSDTNHSLPLPQQPLPPKTEDHDAPAPFTSVPSVVTQPVLGAVGMGVQTSTRSCQPYKVQSNGDFSKNSFFTPDNAIDITTGTNSCLSNSDHSKDPSFGQMDELQLEDLGDEDLQFEDPTEEIGTAEEVIELSDDSEDELTFGESDSRENKAMPCQVCKKVLEPNIQLIRQHARDHVDLLTGNCKVCETHFQDRNSRVTHVLSHIGIFLFSCDMCETKFFTQWQLTLHRRDGIFENNIIVHPNDPLPGKLGLFSGAASAELQCAACGKALAKDFHVVRGHILDHLNLKGQACSVCDQRHLNLCSLMWHTLSHLGISVFSCSVCANSFVDWPLLEKHMAVHQSLEDALFHCHLCSQSFKSEAAYRYHVSQHKCNSGLDARPGLGLQHPALQKRKLPAEEFLNEELVLQGQPGNSKYSCKVCGKRFAHTSEFNYHRRIHTGEKPYQCKVCHKFFRGRSTIKCHLKTHSGALMYRCTVCGHYSSTLNLMSKHVGVHKGSLPPDFTIEQTFMYIIHSKEAEKNLDS; from the coding sequence ATGGGCATGAGGATCAAACTGCAAAGCACCAACCACCCCAACAACCTGCTGAAGGAACTCAACAAGTGCCGGCTCTCCGAGACCATGTGTGATGTCACCATCGTAGTGGGGAGCCGCTCCTTCCCAGCCCACAAAGCCGTGCTGGCCTGCGCAGCTGGCTACTTCCAGAACCTCTTCCTGAACACTGGGCTTGATGCTGCCAGGACCTATGTGGTAGACTTCATCACCCCCGCCAACTTTGAGAAGATTCTGAGCTTTGTCTACACGTCAGAGCTCTTCACGGACCTGATCAACGTTGGGGTCATTTACGAGGTAGCTGAGCGACTGGGTATGGAGGATCTTCTCCAGGCCTGTCACTCCACCTTTCCTGACCTGGAGAGCACTGCTGTGGCCAAGCCCCTGACCAGCACCAGTGAGAGCCACTCCAGTACCCTGAGTTGTAGCTCAGCAGAACCAGCCCATCCCCTTGGAGAActcaggggtgggggggagcactTTGGTCCTGATCGAAACTATGCGTTGCCTAGTGATGCTGgaggaaactataaagaggaagagagaaacgtTACCAGTGACACTAACCATAGCCTGCCTCTGCCGCAGCAGCCACTGCCGCCAAAGACAGAAGACCATGATGCCCCTGCTCCGTTCACGTCCGTTCCCAGTGTGGTGACCCAGCCAGTCCTAGGCGCTGTCGGCATGGGCGTCCAAACCAGCACAAGGTCCTGCCAGCCATACAAAGTCCAGAGCAATGGAGACTTCAGTAAAAACAGTTTCTTCACCCCTGACAATGCCATAGACATCACCACTGGGACCAACTCCTGTCTGAGCAATAGCGACCACTCCAAAGACCCGAGCTTTGGGCAGATGGATGAGCTCCAGCTGGAGGACCTGGGGGATGAAGACTTGCAGTTTGAAGACCCCACCGAGGAGATAGGCACAGCCGAGGAGGTGATTGAGTTGAGTGATGACAGTGAGGACGAGCTGACTTTTGGAGAGAGTGACAGCCGAGAGAATAAGGCCATGCCCTGCCAGGTATGCAAGAAAGTTCTAGAGCCCAACATTCAACTGATCCGACAGCATGCTCGGGACCATGTGGACCTGCTGACCGGCAACTGCAAGGTCTGTGAGACCCACTTCCAGGACCGAAACTCCCGGGTGACCCATGTTCTGTCCCACATTGGTATTTTCCTCTTCTCCTGCGACATGTGTGAAACTAAGTTCTTTACCCAGTGGCAGCTGACCCTCCACCGACGGGATGGAATATTTGAGAACAACATCATCGTCCACCCCAACGACCCCCTGCCTGGGAAGCTGGGTCTCTTTTCAGGGGCAGCCTCCGCAGAGCTGCAGTGTGCTGCCTGCGGGAAGGCATTGGCCAAAGATTTCCACGTGGTCCGGGGCCACATCCTTGACCATCTGAACCTGAAAGGCCAGGCCTGCAGCGTCTGTGACCAGCGCCACCTTAACCTCTGCAGCCTCATGTGGCACACACTCTCCCATCTCGGTATCTCAGTCTTCTCCTGCTCTGTCTGTGCGAACAGCTTTGTGGACTGGCCTCTCCTGGAGAAGCACATGGCTGTGCACCAAAGCCTGGAAGACGCCCTCTTCCACTGTCACTTGTGCAGCCAGAGCTTCAAGTCGGAGGCTGCCTATCGCTACCACGTCAGCCAGCACAAATGCAACAGTGGCCTTGACGCACGGCCTGGTTTGGGGCTACAGCACCCAGCTCTCCAGAAGCGGAAGCTGCCGGCTGAGGAGTTCCTGAATGAGGAGCTGGTGCTGCAGGGCCAACCTGGGAATAGCAAGTATAGCTGCAAGGTGTGTGGCAAAAGGTTTGCCCACACGAGTGAGTTCAACTACCACCGGCGGATCCACACGGGCGAGAAGCCGTACCAGTGTAAGGTGTGCCACAAGTTCTTCCGAGGCCGCTCGACCATCAAATGCCACCTGAAGACGCACTCGGGGGCCCTCATGTATCGCTGCACGGTCTGTGGCCACTACAGCTCCACCCTTAACCTCATGAGCAAGCACGTCGGCGTGCACAAAGGCAGCCTCCCGCCTGACTTCACCATTGAGCAGACCTTCATGTACATTATCCATTCCAAAGAGGCCGAAAAGAACCTGGACAGCTGA
- the GPR182 gene encoding G-protein coupled receptor 182, whose protein sequence is MSAPGPSVAPASEAGEIHNWTELLHFFNHTLPECHMELSESTKRVALFVLYLAVFVVGLVENLLVICVNWRGAARAGLLRLYVLNMAIADLGIVLSLPVWMLEVTLDYTWLWGSFSCRFTHYFYFANMYSSIFFLVCLSIDRYVTLTNASPSWQRHQHRGRRAVCAGVWVLSALIPLPEVVHIRLVESFEPMCLFMAPFETYSTWALAVALSTTVLGFLLPFPLIAVFNVLTACRLRRAGQPEGRRHCLLVCAYIAVFVTCWLPYHVTLLLITLHGTHISLHCYLAHLLYFFYDIIDCFSMLHCVVNPILYNFLSPSFRGRLLNAVVHYLPKVQAREGRHASSSSSSSTQHSIVITKEGSQPPAASPHHHPSLNFQAADTPPTSAPRALIAS, encoded by the coding sequence ATGTCGGCCCCGGGGCCCAGCGTGGCGCCCGCCAGCGAGGCGGGAGAGATCCACAACTGGACGGAACTGCTCCACTTCTTCAACCACACCCTGCCCGAGTGCCACATGGAGCTCAGCGAGAGCACCAAGCGAGTGGCCCTCTTCGTGCTCTACCTGGCTGTCTTCGTGGTCGGGCTGGTGGAGAACCTGCTGGTGATCTGCGTCAACTGGCGCGGGGCGGCCCGTGCAGGGCTGCTGCGCCTCTACGTCCTCAACATGGCCATCGCCGACCTGGGCATCGTCCTGTCCCTGCCCGTGTGGATGCTGGAGGTCACGCTGGACTACACCTGGCTCTGGGGCAGCTTCTCCTGCCGCTTCACTCACTACTTCTACTTTGCCAACATGTACAGCAGCATCTTCTTCCTGGTGTGCCTCAGCATCGACCGCTACGTCACCCTCACCAACGCCTCTCCCTCCTGGCAGCGCCACCAGCATCGAGGGCGGCGGGCCGTGTGCGCCGGGGTCTGGGTCCTCTCGGCCCTCATCCCGCTGCCCGAGGTGGTCCACATCCGGCTGGTGGAGAGCTTTGAGCCCATGTGCCTCTTCATGGCGCCCTTTGAAACGTACAGCACATGGGCCCTGGCGGTGGCCCTGTCCACCACCGTCCTGGGCTTCCTGCTGCCCTTCCCTCTCATTGCGGTCTTCAACGTGCTGACGGCCTGCCGGCTTCGGCGGGCAGGACAGCCTGAGGGCCGGCGCCACTGCCTGCTGGTGTGTGCCTACATTGCCGTCTTTGTCACCTGCTGGCTGCCCTACCATGTGACCCTGCTGCTGATCACACTGCACGGGACCCACATCTCCCTCCACTGCTATCTGGCCCACCTGCTCTACTTCTTCTACGACATCATCGACTGCTTCTCCATGCTCCACTGCGTCGTCAACCCCATCCTGTACAACTTTCTCAGCCCGAGCTTCCGGGGCCGGCTGCTCAATGCTGTGGTCCATTACCTTCCCAAGGTCCAGGCCAGGGAGGGCAGAcatgcttcctcctcctcctcctcctccacccagcATTCCATCGTCATCACCAAGGAGGGCAGCCAGCCCCCTGCAGCcagcccccaccaccacccaagcCTGAACTTCCAGGCAGCAGACACCCCACCCACTTCTGCTCCTCGGGCTCTTATAGCCAGCTGA